TTAAATTTGTGAAGCTGATGACTTATCCCTTTTTGCAAGTCTGCAAGAGATGAATCGTTACTCAGAGTTTCCTCAACTTTGCAAGTTTAGTGAAAACATttgtcatttatatatataatataatcaaGGAACTCAGGAATGCCAGAGCCACAGAGGTGAACTACGAAGCACATCCAGTGAGAGATTAGATCGTCTTGTCTTTACTACGGATATATGCCATTTATAAAAGTTGTGCCTCGGTCGAACCTACAGCCACAAGTTGTGCTTTTCATTCTTTTATGAATTGAAAACACATAACAAAATCTGTGAGAGGACACGATCGCGTGGAAATTAAAGTATAACAATCGAGACAGCCGTAAGACATTATTCAACGGCAGCTAGCGAAACTAAGTCTTAAGCTTATTGTTATACAAGTCTCTTGATTTTTTGTAGTTGTACAATAATTATTTGATTACAACGAAGGTTCTACTGTATGTAATTAAATCTCTATTATACTTGTACAATTATTAATCAAGCCCAATCATTAAAATTGATTGTTAATTAATGCTTGAACTTAATAATTAAGTATCGAAAAAAGTATTTACCAGATCATATAATGTATTTTATACTGTATTTTAGTACTATCATATCTAttcataaaaacaaatttaaaggaCCGACCACGATTCTTCTTTACTATACTTGTTTTGTCACGAGGTTCATTGCGTTATTTAATCGCCCACTTTCTAATCTTTAATAACTGAATTGTAACTTTTGACTGATTTGAAAGCGGTGATAATCCTATACTAATAGAATAATATTTGGGAACGAAAATCACGTGGTCTGGAAACATGCTATAATACTACAATGCTTGTAACTGTATCGAGTATATGTCTCCTAAAATGTGGCTACAGCTTGAGGTAACACTTAGTTTTGAGAAGAAAAACGTTTTAATTGTTCACTGGAAGAATAGATAAATGATACTAATAGGTTTAGATTGATAAGAAAACTTAGTGAATAGTGAATATGGACCGATAGAAAATAATTTCTTAGtcttcattttaaaaaaacaaacaaagaaaatatacttAGACAattaagaaacaaacaaaacggCTGAACAGCTAAGATCTTGCCCGCGTACAGCCCTGAGAGGTCCCACTTGAAATCCATTCTTATGAAATAAGTTTTTGTTGTCCATAAACAACTTTACTAAATTGAATATTTATGTGTAAATCTCTATATTTCCGCGTCGACAACTGCAAAAGCTGCTTTCCTTTTGTATAAATACACACCAAGTGTTCACAACTTCTCCCATCAACACAACAATCACCTGAAAAACCAAAGCAACGACAAAGATCAAAGGGCTTACAGCTTCCATCACAACAAAGAAGTCTTCATGGgggaaacaaaaaagaaaagcagATCAATCACAAGACAAAGAGCTTGGAGTCTTGTAAGAATGGCTCTTCTATGGGGAAGAAAAGGTGGCATCTTCAAGAAGTGGCACATGTTCGAGCTACGTAACTTGTTCTCCAAGCATCTCAAAGCCCTAGCTCATCATTCTAACAGCTTTGACAACGGCCGTTATCTCGGTGAGAAACAGCTCTCTTTCGACGACACCCCGGTTTTTAACGTGAAGATGCATCGTCCTGCTTCCATGAGGTTCCTCTTGCCTTGCATTGCTCCTTCCGTTGACTTTGATTACGACTTTGAATTGGACGGTCAAGATGATACCGAATATGTTAAATCATACGGCTACTACAATGGTTCGTGCAATGAGAAATGTGATCGTGCGTCTCAGGATGATCATGAAAACGAAGAGGAGAAAGGGGTGGATGCGAGAGCAGATGAGTTTATTGCTAATTTCTATGAACAGATGAAGTTGCAGAGGCAAATCTCTTGTTTGAAATACAAAGAACACAATGAAGTCGTATGATGATAATTAACAAAAGGGTTTTCACTTTATTCACTATATAGATGTTTCTTGTCTTAATCCTcctttttgtgttttcttttcaattttggTGAAATACATTACATACATGCAAGATTGAGAGATACAATTTCACAGATTGTTAATTCATCATTCATATCAATATGAGACCTACAAAGTTTCTAccaattaatttatgttttcttggcctatatacacaaaataacgTTTGGTATTCGTAGCAAGAGATCCTTATTCGTTATCATGTGAACATTCACTCGTTGGGTAAAATGAATgtaaatttcattttcatttccacttggtaataaatttttttctacagtTTTGAGTTGAAAAGCTACCCCTGACTAGCTTCGGAAGGTTTAAtccaataaaaaaacaaagcttAATGACGAGAAAGAAGGACCAATCTAGGGATGTTATCTCCtcttcgtttacatcaaaagcTCTACGAGCTTGCTTTAGCTCTCCTTGTATTGCCAAGAGTTCCCTACAACGGTTAAGTTTTTGAAAATCCtacataaaaccaaatcaaagaaCACAGTTATACATAGAAGTTAGAACACAAAACCATAGCTGGGCCTAAGGGTTTCATTCGAGTAATTTACCTTGTGGATTAACTACAAGAAGTCATCAACTAGTAGGCTTCCTCGCTTTGAGTCAATATCTTAAGCCTCAGTTATGTAAAGTCAACTATACATTGTGCTcagctaagaaaaaaaaattggctaCTTTTCAAACACAGTTAACTGCGTTATGAATTATGATGTTCTTAATATAAAAGATAGATCCTCACAAAGCTATATATTCTCAACATGTATATACATTTGAAATGTATCATGATAATCTGAAGGGGGAaccaaagaaacaagaaaagaaGACTAATAGTTTCGTTTCGTGCAAGTACTTTGAATTTCGTTTTGGACATTACCTCACGAAAAAGCAACAAGACATGCACAAACACACAACAACAGTAAAAGACAAATCGCATTGAGCATTCTGATCCCGCTACGTATGCAATTGGATAGAACCCAAAATCTTGGAACACGTCACACTGTTTGTCCACCTATATCCATTTACACACTACTCTGACTCTGACGTGGCAGTCTTCCACTTTGTCCCGGTGGTCCCACGTGGATATTGTAGGAAACTTCCATTTTTAATCTTTATCAActtgaaatatttttctataaattgtAATATATAAAGTTAAATTCTGTCCAATACAAAATTTACTAAGGTGTTGAAACTTGAAACTAACCAACTACAGTATTTCCAAGCAAATAAAGTTAGATATGGAATGAAAGACTATAAATATTTCCCttatgataataaataattttgaatttctttttctcAAGTCGGCAAATAGTCTGACCCAACTCGACTACCCCCTCGCTTGATGGGCCCTATGTGGGGTAAAACGTGTTGGGCGGATAGATAACTCACGCGTTTTACACGTCTGTATGTTTAAGCTAAACGACATCGTTTAATAATTCTCCGAGAAACTCTtcatttgttatatattttcttgttcaaattaaaatatcgcAAAAGAggtagtcaaaaaaaaaaatctcaaaaagaaaagcaaataaAGTCgtctttttctaatttaaagAGATGAAAAGATCTCTCTCACACAGAAGTTTCCTGTCTTGGTAGATCTGATCGGCTGATAaacatttctttcttcttcccttcTAAATTTTCTCATTTCTAATTCTTTCTGTGGAATAGATTTTacattccaatttttttttcaaagattgTTAATAATTCCAACTGTGAATAAGAATCGCTCCCAAAGgaacagaaaaaataaaataaaagcttttcttttttattgaggaaaaaaaaaacaaagatggaTAGTTTGTGTTTGAATACAAGCTTACACGGCGTAATTCCAGCGATCAAAGCGGTTGGAAGCGGCGTAAGCGGTTGTGGCGGAGGAGTTGTTGAAGTTAGAGCAACCGCAGCGGCGCCATCGCGAAAAAGAGGATCTTTTGGGTTCTCTTTCAAGCTCCCATTGACGCCGTTTTGGTCTCGCGGCGGTGGAATTGCGTCGAGGAGACGTAGTAGCAGCGGATTGGCTTTGGACGACGCCGTTTTGGTGGATTCTGGCGATTCGAGAACGCCAATCGCGGAGGAAACGCCGGCGGTGGAAATGGAGACGGGGAGGAGAAATGGGAGCTGGGTTTTGAAGATATTGGATGTGCAATCTTTGTGGAGAGACGGAGaggtacaagaagaagaagacgatgatgaagatgaagaagaagaggaagaggaggatgGGGAGCGAAACGACGCCGTATCAcctgaagaagatggtggatGCGATGTATGTTacgaagaaaacaaatttaagCTGGACAGAGACTCCTTCTCTAAATTGCTGAAAAGGGTTTCATTACCTGAATCAAAACTCTATGCTCAAATGTCTTATCTGGGAAACTTGGCTTATTCCATTTCTAAAATAAAGGTTCGAACTTTTAActctgtttctgtttctgtttcGTTTGGTTTATGTTTCTACATTGTCTTTGTATTAATATCTTCTCTTTCCTTCAGCCTGCGAATCTTTCCAAATATTACGGCCTTAAGTTCGTAACTTCATCAGCCGAGAAAACAGAGTTAGCCTTAAAAGGTGAAGTTTCAGATGAGACCAAACCAaaggtggaagaagaagaagttgaaagCAACAAAGGTCGAAAGATCAGTGCTTCCGCCGCATATGAGATGGTTGCATCAGCTGCTTCTTACCTCCACTCTCGTACCAACAACATTCTTCCTTTCACTTCCTCCTCCAAAAACGATGAGAATTCATCATCAGAGGTTCCTTCTTGTTTAACCGACTCTGTTACTTCCGTTGTTGCTGCCCAAGAAAATGTCAAACAAGCTGTTGCTGACGACCTGAAATCAACAATCTCTTCCCCTTGCGATTGGTTTATATGCGATGATGATCAAACCCAAACCAGATTCGTTGTCATTCAAGTAAGCAAACGGAAAAATCTCAAAACTCTGTTTTTTTAGACAAACTCTGTTTTTACTCTGTTTCTTTTGGAcaaactctgttttttttttctagatttCATTCTCTTAATGTTATGAACTTTGCGTGTAGGGATCTGAATCCCTAGCTTCGTGGCAAGCGAACCTCCTCTTCGAACCAATCGAATTCGAGGAGCTCGGTGTGATCGTCCACAGAGGAATATACGAAGCAGCTAAAGGAATGTACGAACAAATGCTACCTGAAGTCAAAGCCCACTTAAAAGCCCATAAAAACAGAGCTAACTTCCGTTTCACCGGACACTCACTAGGCGGAAGCTTATCCTTACTCCTAAACCTCATGCTACTCGTCCGAGGCGAAGTGCCCGCTTCTTCTCTACTCCCTGTTATAACATTCGGCGCTCCTTTCGTGCTATGCGGAGGAGATAATCTTCTCAAAAAGCTAGGCTTGCCTAAAAGCCATGTCCAAGCTGTAACAATGCACCGTGACATCGTCCCTAGAGCGTTCTCTTGTAACTACCCTTACCACGTGGCGGAGCTTCTCAAGGCTGTTAACGGCAACTTCCGTAGCCATCCTTGTCTCAACAAGCAGAGTGTGTTGTATTCTCCCATGGGAGAGCTTCTCATCCTTCAGCCTGATGAGTCCTTCTCCCCCGGACACGAGCTTCTTCCTCCGGGAAACGGTTTGTACCTTCTTGAAGAtgcggaggaggaagagaggtTGAGAGCAGCGCAGACGGTGTTCTTGAACACGCCGCATCCGCTCGACATTCTCGGCGACAGGGCGGCGTACGGGTCGAGCGGGACCATACAGAGGGACCACGACATGAACTCATATCTGAAAGCGGTTAGGAGTGTGATAAGGAAAGAAGTGAGTCAGATAAGGAGGGAGAAGAGGGAGCATCGCCGGAGTCTCTGGTGGCCTATACTGGTGGCTAGAGAAAGCAGCGGGAGCTCGGGGAGACAAATCAACGGTCAGGATTTCTCGGGGATGATGAAGACAGGGAGGAAGTCGTTGCAGAGGTTTAGCCGCCTTGTGGCGTCTCAGCATATGCCTTTGATCGTTGTTCTGTTGGTTCCGGTTAAGTTGATGTTCCTTGGAGCTTTCAACGTCTTTGGGTTCCGTTGAAaatggtttgtttgtttttttttctggcgGGTTAAAGTCGTTGTTGGCTTATACCGGTTTAGACCGGGTTCTGGTAATGACCAGGTTTAGATCATTCTTTATTCATGTGTATTTTGTTTGTATGTTGGGGGCCCGTTGGAAGCTTTTTCTTGTTAGATTCATTGGCTTATGCATAAAGATTGTGGAAAGTGACCAAAATCTATACAAAtatttgtgtgtatatatatatattttaagtatgCAACAagagggcaaaaccaatttgaTTAGTGTAGATTGATTACCAGTCAATCATGTGCACAGTCAGAGCCGGTCCTAGGTTTGAGAAGgctaaaagcaaaaaaaaaaatgtggtc
The nucleotide sequence above comes from Brassica napus cultivar Da-Ae chromosome A9, Da-Ae, whole genome shotgun sequence. Encoded proteins:
- the BNAA09G51220D gene encoding uncharacterized protein BNAA09G51220D; this translates as MGETKKKSRSITRQRAWSLVRMALLWGRKGGIFKKWHMFELRNLFSKHLKALAHHSNSFDNGRYLGEKQLSFDDTPVFNVKMHRPASMRFLLPCIAPSVDFDYDFELDGQDDTEYVKSYGYYNGSCNEKCDRASQDDHENEEEKGVDARADEFIANFYEQMKLQRQISCLKYKEHNEVV
- the BNAA09G51230D gene encoding phospholipase A1 PLIP2, chloroplastic, encoding MDSLCLNTSLHGVIPAIKAVGSGVSGCGGGVVEVRATAAAPSRKRGSFGFSFKLPLTPFWSRGGGIASRRRSSSGLALDDAVLVDSGDSRTPIAEETPAVEMETGRRNGSWVLKILDVQSLWRDGEVQEEEDDDEDEEEEEEEDGERNDAVSPEEDGGCDVCYEENKFKLDRDSFSKLLKRVSLPESKLYAQMSYLGNLAYSISKIKPANLSKYYGLKFVTSSAEKTELALKGEVSDETKPKVEEEEVESNKGRKISASAAYEMVASAASYLHSRTNNILPFTSSSKNDENSSSEVPSCLTDSVTSVVAAQENVKQAVADDLKSTISSPCDWFICDDDQTQTRFVVIQGSESLASWQANLLFEPIEFEELGVIVHRGIYEAAKGMYEQMLPEVKAHLKAHKNRANFRFTGHSLGGSLSLLLNLMLLVRGEVPASSLLPVITFGAPFVLCGGDNLLKKLGLPKSHVQAVTMHRDIVPRAFSCNYPYHVAELLKAVNGNFRSHPCLNKQSVLYSPMGELLILQPDESFSPGHELLPPGNGLYLLEDAEEEERLRAAQTVFLNTPHPLDILGDRAAYGSSGTIQRDHDMNSYLKAVRSVIRKEVSQIRREKREHRRSLWWPILVARESSGSSGRQINGQDFSGMMKTGRKSLQRFSRLVASQHMPLIVVLLVPVKLMFLGAFNVFGFR